The Elusimicrobiota bacterium genome includes a window with the following:
- a CDS encoding Ig-like domain-containing protein: MTIKQLCCLSIALLLFSTVVHGFEVVNTMPANGSVDVPVELNIVINTDTEIDINSLLPSRVSINGKAASAYMPKLKKIPMPMRTMLLLPIKAEYDTEYEITLTDKIMDINGQVLTPYTFKFRTVKEFPLQILGIYPSDKSTLYLDEMSTDNQYLELTFNQPVWIDNDFIKVYGRRNNEVETNLDNIALTEAVESIRIDFKFPLDDNEKYSVVISSDGVWSNTKNRMKAMHKWSFNTRGKR, translated from the coding sequence ATGACTATAAAACAACTATGTTGTCTGTCAATAGCTTTGCTGTTATTCAGCACTGTTGTTCATGGATTTGAAGTTGTTAACACAATGCCTGCTAATGGAAGTGTTGATGTTCCGGTAGAATTGAATATTGTAATTAATACGGATACTGAGATTGACATAAACAGCCTTTTACCATCCCGAGTGTCAATCAACGGTAAAGCAGCGTCCGCGTATATGCCAAAATTAAAAAAAATACCGATGCCTATGCGTACAATGCTTTTATTACCCATAAAGGCGGAGTATGATACTGAATACGAGATTACTCTTACCGACAAAATTATGGATATCAACGGCCAGGTACTTACGCCGTATACGTTTAAGTTCCGTACAGTTAAAGAATTTCCGTTGCAAATACTGGGGATATACCCCTCAGATAAGAGTACTTTGTATTTAGACGAAATGTCAACCGATAATCAGTATCTGGAATTAACATTCAATCAGCCGGTATGGATTGACAACGATTTTATTAAAGTATACGGCCGCAGGAATAATGAGGTGGAAACAAATCTGGATAACATCGCATTAACCGAAGCGGTTGAGAGTATCCGGATAGATTTCAAATTTCCTCTGGATGACAATGAAAAGTATTCGGTTGTAATATCTTCAGACGGTGTATGGAGCAACACCAAAAACAGGATGAAAGCAATGCATAAATGGTCATTTAATACGCGGGGAAAAAGATAG
- a CDS encoding tetratricopeptide repeat protein, which translates to MKTSKITVLSVITLFAVITLSLSPVFRNEFVNLDDYSVIVENKDIHSLSWKNISTVLTKPLGGEYRPLTYLSYMLQYKLFGPQPAGFHVTSLLLHLINVLLVLLLANLVFPDTLTAFFAAALFGLHPLASHTVAWAAGQDDLLYTMFYLLSILSYIKYKTIKMNRAFVYTNIFFVLSLLSKPLAITLPAVLLAIDFYYDKRITLINVREKWFMLTASVFGSLFTAATMDIYKFDTPSATFLLNKLIYSAYEIVILISGYVSPWVITCMPEPPVNSYTKHFITVITLLSLLFILIYTARKKTILFLFYTLFVLTFIPLLRLFTNATMYHRMYLPSIGLSLFFTGIINVIDKKYYLLRNTGFIFLLSVLALMSFQHTKIWRNSLTLWSHQLQRYPESALGYTYRGYAYFKTDNYPAALQDYDKSIGLYPLQRTYFYRGLLYFNMREYKSAVNDFTEIIDLKYPNSYKALVYRGISFYYLGKYQNTVSDLSTAIFFQPNFANLYYNRSRAYAALGMKDAEQKDILTAQRIGPSTESGAYDEK; encoded by the coding sequence ATGAAAACATCAAAAATAACAGTTTTGAGCGTTATAACACTTTTTGCCGTAATAACACTATCTTTATCTCCGGTGTTCCGCAACGAATTTGTCAACCTGGACGATTATTCAGTAATTGTGGAAAACAAGGATATCCACTCACTATCGTGGAAGAACATTTCAACCGTCCTCACTAAACCTTTGGGCGGCGAGTACCGCCCGTTAACATACTTATCCTATATGCTGCAGTACAAACTATTTGGCCCGCAGCCCGCAGGATTTCATGTTACGAGTTTGTTACTGCATTTAATAAACGTTCTATTAGTTTTATTACTCGCGAACCTTGTTTTCCCGGATACACTCACTGCGTTTTTCGCTGCAGCACTGTTTGGCCTGCATCCTTTAGCGTCGCATACTGTAGCATGGGCAGCCGGGCAGGATGATTTGCTATACACCATGTTTTACCTACTATCTATTTTATCATATATAAAATACAAAACTATTAAAATGAACCGCGCGTTTGTTTATACAAACATATTTTTCGTCCTATCATTACTATCAAAACCTCTGGCTATAACGCTGCCGGCAGTCCTACTGGCGATAGATTTTTATTATGACAAACGTATAACCCTAATAAACGTACGGGAAAAATGGTTTATGCTTACCGCATCAGTGTTTGGTTCGCTATTTACAGCAGCAACGATGGATATCTACAAATTTGACACGCCCTCTGCTACGTTTTTGCTGAATAAACTAATATATTCCGCGTATGAAATTGTGATACTGATTTCCGGTTATGTATCACCCTGGGTGATCACGTGTATGCCCGAACCTCCTGTCAATTCCTACACAAAACATTTCATCACAGTAATAACGTTACTTTCATTACTCTTTATTTTGATCTATACTGCCCGGAAAAAAACCATACTTTTTCTTTTTTACACATTATTTGTATTAACTTTTATCCCGTTACTGCGGTTATTCACGAACGCCACTATGTACCACCGTATGTACTTACCGTCGATAGGATTATCCCTGTTTTTTACCGGAATTATTAATGTTATAGACAAAAAGTATTATTTATTAAGAAATACGGGATTCATTTTTCTGTTATCAGTATTAGCATTAATGTCGTTTCAACATACTAAAATATGGAGAAATAGTTTAACCTTGTGGAGCCACCAGCTACAACGATATCCAGAATCAGCTCTAGGCTATACATACCGCGGGTACGCGTATTTCAAAACTGACAATTACCCTGCAGCATTACAGGATTATGACAAATCAATAGGACTTTATCCTCTGCAACGCACATATTTTTACCGCGGATTGCTATACTTCAATATGCGCGAATACAAATCAGCCGTCAACGATTTCACTGAAATCATTGACTTAAAATACCCAAACTCATATAAAGCTTTGGTTTATCGGGGTATATCCTTTTATTATTTAGGGAAATACCAAAACACGGTATCCGACCTCAGCACCGCAATATTTTTTCAGCCAAACTTTGCTAACTTGTACTATAACCGCTCAAGAGCCTATGCTGCGCTTGGGATGAAAGATGCGGAACAAAAGGATATATTAACAGCGCAAAGGATTGGGCCTTCAACTGAATCTGGAGCATATGATGAAAAATAA
- a CDS encoding tetratricopeptide repeat protein, producing the protein MKKLVYAVLFILAAILFTTKLADPDIWWRLKLGEYIYANHALPSTLLGRYTCQTLRWIDYSWAYDLASYLIHQAAGINGLLVLSILTGLLGLYFFFITTEKSKRGYISAILFILTIIAVSFRITPRPEVVSYLFFAVYLYIFRVIDKRTVLPCGILLVLLQALWSNIHGYFVLGLAVSFAYFIDSLFKKKEKITGVITTVEFGVMFIALTVASMLNPFLWRIWLIPLDLLSILAITGNAVFKQYVIEFNSAFMLFPVFSAKFWEYKVMIIISALLLFFPNKRKVVQVVLYIPLLVLSIISIRNIALFCFFAMVISIDNLPAVVLSFENKIGKLYKNIIIAAFIICSGIFGGMVVTNKYYYSQRDIREFGLGIKKEHFMSNAAEFVKNMKSDIRMFNDFTSGGYLMWRLFPKTKVFIDGRCTMSIADFFGDYTETLRYHENYDITEKKYGINTVVLDYSDLSTKTLVSYLWRKNGWRVAFIDSNSIVFVDEKIAEVNSIPIKDSFYFLGKQKLAVMESLPDTAAKNRIPSKAVAVAQLFCILGYYAEAVDVYTQILDVHPKLYEGWAELGNVYAYLGRRDDAMRCFNTAKQIEPSYYAAYLFFGQLVEKEGDVILAERMYELALEKNNRAIDARTSLAELYVKKNEIIKAIEQYNALETQLPRDEDISTNLGFLYLSQQKIGLAKKKFEKIFNPKHGRVFYGLGTTMVLSGNHSAALAYFEKAIQAGYTTPEILSDYGILLFESGNRQKAVSVLKECIAKYPEFWRAWHNLYIIYSKIGKREESKMYYKRAVELHPALEKN; encoded by the coding sequence ATGAAAAAACTTGTTTACGCTGTATTGTTTATCCTCGCAGCGATTCTTTTTACCACAAAACTTGCGGATCCCGATATCTGGTGGAGGCTGAAGTTAGGTGAGTATATTTATGCAAACCACGCGCTTCCGTCTACTCTGTTGGGCAGGTATACTTGTCAAACACTGCGGTGGATAGATTATAGCTGGGCATATGACCTGGCATCATATCTTATTCATCAGGCAGCCGGGATAAACGGGTTGCTGGTTCTTTCAATCTTAACCGGATTGCTGGGATTATATTTTTTCTTTATTACAACAGAAAAAAGTAAGCGCGGGTATATTTCAGCGATTTTGTTTATATTAACAATCATAGCGGTATCTTTTCGTATAACACCCAGGCCTGAAGTGGTTTCGTACCTGTTCTTTGCTGTTTATCTATACATATTTCGCGTTATTGACAAACGCACAGTGCTACCCTGCGGAATACTGCTGGTTTTGTTACAGGCTCTATGGTCGAATATCCACGGATACTTTGTATTAGGCCTCGCAGTTTCGTTCGCATATTTTATTGATTCGTTATTTAAGAAGAAGGAGAAGATCACAGGTGTTATCACGACGGTTGAATTCGGGGTGATGTTTATTGCATTGACAGTTGCAAGTATGTTAAACCCTTTTTTATGGAGAATTTGGCTGATACCCCTTGATCTTCTGTCAATCCTGGCAATTACCGGTAATGCAGTGTTTAAACAGTATGTTATAGAATTTAATTCCGCATTTATGTTATTCCCGGTATTTTCCGCGAAATTCTGGGAATATAAAGTGATGATAATCATTTCAGCGCTATTGTTGTTTTTCCCAAATAAACGCAAGGTTGTACAGGTTGTGCTATATATCCCATTGCTGGTATTATCGATAATATCTATCCGCAATATTGCACTGTTTTGTTTTTTTGCGATGGTTATAAGTATTGACAACCTACCGGCTGTAGTGCTGAGTTTTGAAAACAAAATCGGTAAACTGTATAAAAACATTATTATTGCAGCATTTATTATATGCTCGGGAATTTTTGGGGGTATGGTTGTTACTAACAAGTACTATTATTCGCAACGTGATATCCGCGAGTTCGGGTTAGGTATAAAAAAAGAGCATTTTATGTCAAACGCAGCGGAGTTTGTTAAAAACATGAAATCTGATATCCGGATGTTTAATGATTTTACATCAGGAGGGTACTTGATGTGGCGGCTGTTTCCAAAAACAAAGGTGTTTATTGACGGGCGTTGTACTATGAGCATTGCAGATTTTTTTGGGGACTACACTGAAACACTGAGGTATCACGAAAATTATGATATAACAGAAAAAAAGTATGGGATTAATACTGTGGTTTTAGATTATTCTGACTTAAGCACAAAAACGCTTGTGTCCTACCTTTGGCGGAAAAACGGGTGGAGGGTGGCGTTCATAGATTCAAATTCAATAGTTTTTGTGGATGAAAAAATCGCGGAAGTAAATTCTATCCCCATAAAAGATAGTTTTTACTTTTTGGGAAAACAAAAACTTGCGGTTATGGAATCCCTGCCTGATACTGCGGCAAAAAACCGTATACCCTCCAAGGCAGTTGCTGTAGCACAGTTGTTCTGTATTCTGGGATACTATGCTGAAGCAGTGGATGTGTATACGCAAATACTTGACGTACATCCTAAACTATACGAAGGATGGGCTGAACTCGGCAATGTGTACGCATATCTAGGCCGGCGTGATGATGCGATGCGGTGTTTCAATACCGCAAAACAAATTGAGCCTTCATACTATGCGGCATACTTATTTTTTGGGCAGTTGGTTGAGAAAGAAGGAGACGTAATTCTCGCGGAAAGGATGTATGAACTGGCATTAGAAAAAAATAACCGCGCGATTGATGCGCGGACTTCATTAGCTGAATTATACGTCAAAAAAAATGAGATCATAAAAGCAATTGAACAGTACAACGCACTTGAAACTCAATTACCGCGGGATGAAGATATTAGTACTAACCTCGGATTCTTGTACTTATCTCAACAAAAGATAGGTTTAGCAAAAAAGAAGTTTGAAAAAATTTTTAACCCCAAACACGGACGGGTATTTTACGGGTTGGGGACAACTATGGTATTATCCGGTAACCATTCTGCTGCATTAGCCTATTTTGAAAAAGCGATTCAGGCAGGGTATACTACCCCCGAAATACTTAGTGATTACGGAATTCTATTGTTTGAATCAGGCAATCGTCAGAAAGCAGTTAGCGTATTGAAAGAGTGTATAGCAAAATATCCGGAATTCTGGCGTGCTTGGCATAATTTGTACATAATTTACAGCAAAATCGGTAAGCGGGAGGAATCTAAAATGTATTACAAAAGAGCGGTTGAATTGCATCCGGCTTTGGAGAAAAACTAA